The following is a genomic window from Desulfofarcimen acetoxidans DSM 771.
ACTGCGGGAGTAGACGGTGCAACCGGCCCCACAGGTCCTACTGGCACTGCGGGAGTAGACGGTGCAACCGGTCCCACGGGTCCCACTGGCACTGCTGGTGCAGACGGTGCAACCGGTCCCACAGGTCCGACTGGTACTGCAGGTACAGACGGTGCAACCGGCCCCACGGGTCCCACTGGCACTGCTGGTGCAGATGGTGCAACCGGCCCCACAGGTCCCACTGGCACTGCTGGTGCAGACGGCGCAACCGGTCCCACAGGTCCGACTGGTACTGCAGGTACAGACGGTGCAACCGGTCCCACAGGTCCGACTGGTACTGCAGGTACAGACGGTGCAACCGGCCCCACGGGTCCCACTGGCACTGCTGGTGCAGATGGTGCAACCGGCCCCACAGGTCCTACCGGTACTGCTGGAGCAGATGGCGCAACCGGTCCCACGGGTCCCACTGGCACTGCTGGTGCAGACGGTGCAACCGGTCCCACAGGTCCGACTGGTACAGCAGGAACAGACGGTGCAACCGGCCCCACGGGTCCCACTGGCACTGCTGGTACAGACGGCGCAACCGGCCCCACAGGCCCAACCGGCACTGCGGGAGTAGACGGTGCAACTGGCCCCACGGGTCCTACCGGTACTGCAGGTACAGACGGTGCAACCGGTCCCACAGGTCCGACTGGTACTGCAGGTACAGACGGTGCAACCGGCCCCACGGGTCCCACTGGCACTGCTGGTGCAGATGGTGCAACCGGCCCCACAGGTCCCACTGGCGCTGCTGGTGCAGATGGCGCAACCGGCCCCACAGGTCCCACTGGCGCTGCTGGTGCAGATGGCGCAACCGGTCCCACAGGTCCGACTGGTACAGCAGGAACAGACGGTGCAACCGGCCCCACGGGTCCCACTGGCACTGCTGGTACAGACGGCGCAACCGGCCCCACAGGCCCAACCGGCACTGCGGGAGTAGACGGTGCAACTGGCCCCACGGGTCCTACCGGTACTGCAGGTACAGACGGTGCAACCGGTCCCACAGGTCCGACTGGTACTGCAGGTACAGACGGTGCAACCGGCCCCACGGGTCCCACTGGCACTGCTGGTGCAGATGGTGCAACCGGCCCCACAGGTCCCACTGGCGCTGCTGGTGCAGATGGCGCAACCGGCCCCACAGGTCCCACTGGCGCTGCTGGTGCAGATGGCGCAACCGGTCCCACGGGTCCCACTGGCACTGCGGGTGCAGACGGTGCAACCGGTCCCACAGGTCCCACTGGTACAGCAGGAACAGACGGTGCAACCGGCCCCACGGGTCCCACTGGCACTGCTGGTACAGACGGCGCAACCGGCCCCACAGGCCCAACCGGCACTGCTGGTGCAGACGGTGCAACCGGTCCCACAGGCCCGACCGGCGCTGCTGGTGCAGACGGCGCAACCGGCCCCACAGGTCCTACTGGCACTGCGGGAGTAGACGGTGCAACTGGCCCCACGGGTCCTACCGGTACTGCCGGTGCAGACGGCGCAACCGGTCCCACGGGTCCGACTGGTACTGCAGGAACAGACGGCGCAACCGGCCCCACAGGTCCGACTGGCACTGCTGGTGCAGACGGTGCAACCGGTCCCACAGGTCCCACTGGTACTGCAGGAGCAGACGGTGCAACCGGCCCCACAGGTCCCACTGGCGCTGCTGGTGCAGATGGCGCAACCGGTCCCACAGGCCCGACCGGCACTGCTGGTGCAGACGGCGCAACCGGCCCCACAGGCCCGACCGGCACTGCTGGTGCAGATGGTGCAACCGGTCCCACAGGCCCGACAGGTACTGCAGGAGCAGATGGCGCAACCGGCCCCACAGGCCCAACTGGTACTGCAGGAGCAGATGGCGCAACCGGCCCCACAGGCCCAACTGGTACTGCAGGAGCAGATGGCGCAACCGGCCCCACAGGTCCTACAGGCACTGCGGGTGCAGACGGTGCAACCGGCCCCACGGGTCCGACTGGTATTGCAGGTACTGGTGCTATAATTCCATTTGCATCTGGAGGTCCCATTGAAATGACTACCATTGCACTTGGTCTGGTTGGCACTACAAGTATCGTAGGATTTGGAAGTTCTGCTACCGGTATCACTATTTCTGGTGGAACAATAGATCTTACAGGTGGAGTTGCAGGTCCGCTAATTAATTTCGCGTTTTCGGCTCCTCGGTCTGGAACCATAACATCAATTGCAGCATACTTTAGTACTACTATATCGCTGAGTCTTCTTGGAACAACTATAACCATCACGGCACAATTGTATAGTTCTACAACACCTGATAATACTTTCAGCCCAGTTCCGGGTGCCGTTGTAACACTGGCTCCGTCCCTTACAGGTACAATTTCACTCGGTGACATCAGCCATGGTGTTACAACCGGATTGTCAATACCGGTAACACAGGAAACCCGTTTATTATTGGTATTTTCAGCAACAGCTACCGGTCTGGATCTTATTAATACTGTGACAGGATATGCAAGTGCAGGTGCAGCAATTACCTGATCTAAGTAAAAAACTTTATGTGAAAATAAAACACCAAGGATCCGAATCCGGCATTGCTGCCGGGTTCGGATCCGAAATTTCATAGCTAACCATAAACAAGAAGGTAAATATAATATGAATAAGATATAGAGGGATAATTCTATGCCGTATAGCTCTTCTTCAGGAAAAGTGTGGTCAGAAAGAATAATTAAGCGTCTGATTGCGAGATGCAGCAATAACTCCATATTAGATGTTGGTGCGGGCGCAGGTATTTACTGTACCATGTTACGGCCCCAATTACCAACTACTGAATTCATCGGACTTGAGATATGGGAACCTTACATTGAAAAATACTCTCTTTCCAGCAAATATCATAATATTATTAAAGAGGATATTAGAGATTTTATTCCTCAAAAGACATATGGAATAACCCTTATGGGTGATATTCTCGAACATATGACTAAAGAAGAAGCAATAAAAGTTTACTATAAGTTATTGGAGTTTAGTGAGTATGTACTTATAAGCATACCGATTAATTATTATCCTCAGGATGAATACATGGGAAATCCTTACGAAAAACATGTAAAAGATGACTGGAGCCACGATGAAGTCCTTTCCTCCTTTGACTGTATAGCACTTTTTTATATTGAAAATGAGATTGGAGTATATATAGGCTATAATCCAAAACTACACACAAAATGGGATATACTGAATGCAAATAAAACCGCATATGCAGTTTATGGAATTTACAAAAATGAAGAAAACTTTATAGAAAGGTTTTTAAATTCAGTAAAAGATGCTGATGAAATTGTCCTTTGTGACACAGGTTCAGACGATAATACTAATACTATAATTAATTCTCTCAAAGAAAAAAATCCTGATATTAATCTTAAAACCTTTAAAATATTTGTTTCACCATGGAGATTTGATGATGCACGCAATACTGCGTTGTCTCTGGTAAGTAAAAATATGGATATTTGTATATCCCTTGATATTGACGAATACTTAATGGAAAACTGGAGAGAGGTTTTAGATTTAAGATGGGATTTTAAATATACTCGATGTTATCATAAATTTAAAACAATTTGGGCTAATAATAGTTTCTCTGCGCATTGGCATGATAGAATACATGTAAGATGTGGTTATTGTTGGAAGCTGCCGGTGCATGAAATACTAGAGTATAAGTCTGAAGAAAAAATTTGCTGGATGGATGATTTCTGGGTATATCATCAACCCGAAAATAAAAAATCAAGAGCATTTTATTTCCCATTGCTTGAACAATCGGTCAGGGAAAGACCTGATGTTTGGAAGACATGGAGTTTTTTGGCGAATGAGTATATGATGGCAGGCAGATTTGAGGATGCCATGGAGGCTATTGATAAAGCATTTAAGTTAAAGAATTCCGACAAAGGCTATTTATATAAAATGAAATATAACCTGTATAAAAATCAAAACAAACAGGAACTGGCTATATTAAACCTAAACAATTATATTTTATGCATGCCGGGCAGACGGGAACCCTATTTTGAAAAAGCGAATTACCTACATCAGTTAGGAAGAAACGTAGAGTCTTATTTCACTTTGAAAGAGGCACAAAAACAATCTAATGAAATAACAGATTACCATTATATTCCGAATTGCTGGGGCAAAAATTTTGATGGATTCTTATCCAGGATATTTGAGCTCGCCCAAAAGGACGGATTGGCTATATGAATAAATATAAGGTATGCGTCTATTCAATTTGTAAAAACGAAGAACAGTTTGTTGACAGGTGGATTGACTCCATGAATGAAGCAGATATGATCGCTGTTTGCGACACCGGTTCATCCGACGGTACGGTAAAAAAGCTGAAATCCCGGGGTGCAGTAGTTAATAGTATAAATCTTGATCCATGGAGATTTGATGTCGCAAGAAATATATCACTGGCCTTTGTACCTTTCGATATGGATATCTGTGTCTGTACGGATCTGGATGAAGTTTTGGAAGCCGGATGGAGAGAAAGGCTGGAAAATGTGTGGACACCGGAAACTACAAGGCTTAGATACATGTACACTTGGAAGTTTAACGAAGACGGCTCGCGCGGCGCTACTTACTGGTATGAAAAAATACATGGCAGACGAGGATATCGGTGGGTGCACCCAATTCATGAGATATTGCAATATTATGATGAAAAGCCGGAAATATATGCATATGCTCCCGCAATTCATCTAAATCATTTCCCTGATCCGGCTAAATCCAGGAGCCAGTATCTGTCTTTGCTTGAACTTTCCAGAAACGAAAATCCCAATGATAGCAGCACAGTATTCTGGCTTGGCAGAGAATATATGTTCTATGGGCAATATGACAAGTGTATAAAAACATTGAAGGAACACCTTTCATTATCCAGTGCCGTATGGGATCAGGAACGCTGCGCTTCAATGAGATATATAGCAAGGTCATATAACACAAAAGGAGATTTGGCTGAAGCAAAAAAATGGCTTTACAAAGCCATTGCAGAGTGTCCGACAGTTAGGGAACCCTATGTTGATATGGCACGTTTGGGCTATGAATTGAAGGATTGGCCGCTTGTATATCTTATGCTTGAAGAGACACTAAAAATAAAAGATAAACCCTTTTCATACCTTATTGAAGAATCTAGTTGGGATAATACTATATACGATCTGGGCTCAATTGCATGCTATTGGATCGGGATGTTTGAAAAAGCCTATGAGCTTGCAAGAATTGCTTCAGGTATGAATCCCCATGACGAAAGGCTTGAGCATAATCTTAAAATTATTAAAGAAAGAATAACGAAATAAAAATTGTTTATTAATTATTCAATTTGGAAGTGGGATGACCAGTGAATAAGTTAAAGGTATGCGTGTATGCAACATGTAAAAATGAGTAGAAGTTTATAGATAGATGGATAGATTTAATGCGTGAAGCCGACATAATCATTGTAACCGATTGGTTGTATACTTAAGCCTTGTCGCACTAGGATGTCAAACTTGAGTTAAACACCTGCTCTTTGTAACTGTGATAGTTACAAAGAGCATTTTTTGTTTTATCTCGTATTGCTGTTCCTTTCTGCTTCTGGACAAGAATACTTCCCTTAAATGGTGTTTTTTGGTAACAAAATATAAGACATCTTAATATTATAGACTATTACCGAGGAAAGGTTTGATTTCTATGTCCTCTATATTGATAATGCCAACTGGAGACACTTATATTAAAAAATCATCTCCAAATAGTAACTTTTCCAAAAAAAAATGTCTTATTGCAGGTTTCGGGGGCTGCAAAAAAATATATACTAGTTTGATAAAATTTGACATTCCCCAGATTCCTGCAGGGAGTGAGTTTATTCGTGCTTATTTAAGGCTTAATGTTGATGATACTGATCTAGCAGATAATGTTGAAATAAAGGTAAACAGGATATTATCTAGTTTTGATACGGATACAGTTACATGGGACACTTCTCCCTCATATATACCAACATCAATTGTATTTAATGTTGACTGCCATCAAATAGGCCGATTAGTCGAAGTAAACATAAGTGAATTGGTACGAGGCTGGATAGATCTGCAATTTCCCAATTATGGTATTGCACTAACAGGAAAAGAGGGTAATAAAGGTCTTGTAGCCTTTTCAAGTTCTAATGACGAGGCAATGAGTAGACCACAACTAATTATAATATACCGATTTAATATTGTTGGCCCCACAGGTCCGACTGGTCCGCATGGTAAAACAGGTAAAACCGGTAAAACCGGTCCCACAGGCCCGACTGGCAAAACAGGTAAAACAGGAGCAACCGGTCCCACAGGCGCAACTGGTCCTACAGGCACTGGCGCAACCGGCCCCACAGGTCCAACTGGCAGTGCAACAGGAGCAACTGGCCCCACGGGTCCTACAGGCACTGCAGGCACAACAGGTGCAACCGGTCCCACAGGTCCAACTGGTATAGCAGGTACAAGCGGCGCAACCGGCCCCACTGGTCCGACCGGTACTGCGGGTGCAGACGGTACAACCGGCCCCACAGGCCCGACTGGCATTGCGGGTGCAAATGGCGCAACCGGCCCCACAGGCCCGACAGGTACTGCGGGTGCAAATGGCGCAACCGGCCCCACAGGTCCTACGGGTACTGCGGGTGCAGATGGCGCAATCGGCCCTACAGGTCCCACGGGCACTGGTGCAACCGGTCCCACAGGTCCTACAGGTACCGCAGGAACAGACGGTGCAACCGGCCCCACAGGTCCCACCGGTACTGCAGGAACAGACGGTGCAACCGGCCCCACAGGCCCGACAGGTACTGCGGGTGCAAATGGCGCAACCGGTCCCACTGGTACAGATGGCGCAACCGGTCCCACAGGTCCCACCGGTACTGCAGGAGTAGACGGTGCAACAGGCCCCACAGGTCCTACTGGCACTTCTGGTGCAGATGGTGCAACCGGTCCCACAGGTCCCACCGGCACTTCTGGTGCAGATGGCACAACTGGTCCCACAGGTCCTACCGGTACTGCAGGAGTAGACGGTGCAACCGGCCCCACGGGTCCTACCGGCACTTCTGGTTCAGATGGTGCAACCGGCCCCACAGGCCCGACAGGTACTGCGGGTGCAGACGGAGCAACCGGCCCCACTGGTCCTACCGGTACTGCAGGAGCAGACGGTGCAACCGGTCCCACTGGCCCGACCGGTACTGCAGGAGCAGACGGCGCAACCGGTCCCACGGGCCCGACCGGTACTGCAGGAGCAGACGGCGCAACCGGTCCCACGGGTCCGACTGGCACTGCAGGAGCAGACGGTGCAACCGGCCCCACAGGCCCGACTGGTACTGCAGGTGCAGATGGCGCAACCGGCCCCACAGGTCCCACTGGCACTGCAGGTGCAGATGGCGCAACCGGCCCCACAGGCCCGACAGGTACTGCGGGTGCAGACGGCGCAACCGGCCCAACTGGTCCGACCGGTACTGCGGGTGCAGATGGTGCAACCGGTCCCACAGGTCCTACCGGTACTGCAGGAGTAGACGGTGCAACAGGCCCCACGGGTCCTACCGGCACTTCTGGTTCAGATGGTGCAACCGGCCCTACAGGTCCCACGGGCACTGCGGGAGTAGACGGTGCAACCGGTCCCACAGGTCCTACTGGTACCACAGGAACAGACGGTGCAACCGGCCCCACAGGCCCGACTGGCACTGCTGCTGCAGACGGCGCAACTGGTCCCACAGGCCCGACAGGTACTGCGGGTGCAGACGGCGCAACCGGCCCAACTGGTCCGACCGGCACTGCAGGAGCAGACGGTGCAACCGGCCCCACAGGTCCTACTGGTACTGCGGGTGCAGATGGCGCAACCGGTCCCACAGGTCCCACCGGTACTGCAGGAGTAGACGGTGCAACAGGCCCCACAGGCCCGACAGGTACTGCGGGTGCAGACGGCGCAACCGGCCCAACTGGTCCGACCGGTACTGCGGGTGCAGATGGTGCAACCGGCCCAACTGGTCCGACCGGCACTGCAGGAGCAGACGGTGCAACCGGCCCCACAGGTCCTACTGGTACTGCGGGTGCAGATGGCGCAACCGGCCCTACAGGTCCCACGGGCACTGCGGGAGTAGACGGTGCAACCGGCCCCACAGGTCCTACAGGTACCGCAGGAACAGACGGTGCAACCGGCCCCACAGGCCCGACTGGCACTGCTGGTGCAGACGGCGCAACCGGTCCCACAGGTCCGACTGGCACTGCTGGTACAGATGGCGCAACCGGTCCCACAGGTCCTACCGGTACTGCAGGAGTAGACGGTGCAACAGGCCCCACGGGTCCGACTGGCACTGCTGGTGCAGATGGTGCAACCGGTCCCACAGGTCCCACTGGCACTGCTGGTACAGATGGCGCAACCGGTCCCACAGGTCCCACCGGCACTGCTGGTACAAATGGCGCAACTGGTCCCACAGGTCCTACTGGTACTGCTGGTGCAGACGGCACAACCGGTCCCACAGGTCCCACCGGCACTGCTGGTACAAATGGCGCAACTGGTCCCACAGGTCCTACAGGTACTGCAGGAGTAGACGGTGCAACCGGCCCCACGGGTCCGACTGGCACTTCTGGTGCAGACGGCGCAACCGGCCCCACAGGTCCTACTGGTACTGCTGGAACAAACGGTGCAACCGGCCCCACAGGTCCTACTGGTACTGCTGGTGCAGACGGCGCAACCGGCCCCACAGGTCCAACTGGTACAGCAGGAACAGACGGTGCAACCGGCCCCACAGGTCCGACTGGTACTGCAGGAGCAGACGGTGCAACCGGTCCCACAGGTCCAACTGGCACTGCTGGTGCAGACGGTGCAACCGGTCCCACAGGTCCTACTGGTACTGCTGGTGCAGACGGTGCAACCGGCCCCACAGGCCCGACTGGCACTGCTGGTGCAGACGGCGCAACCGGCCCCACAGGTCCTACTGGTACTGCTGGTGCAGACGGTGCAACCGGTCCCACAGGTCCTACTGGTACTGCTGGTGCAGACGGTGCAACCGGTGCAACCGGTCCCACTGGCCCAACTGGTACTGCAGGTGCAGATGGTGCAACCGGCCCCACAGGTCCTACTGGTACTGCTGGTGCAGACGGTGCAACCGGCCCCACAGGTCCTACTGGCACTGCTGGTGCAGATGGCGCAACCGGCCCCACAGGTCCTACTGGCACTGCTGGTGCAGATGGCGCAACCGGCCCCACAGGTCCGACCGGCACTGCAGGTGTAGACGGCGCAACCGGCCCCACTGGTCCGACCGGCACTGCTGGTGCAGACGGCGCAACCGGCCCCACAGGTCCTACTGGTACTGCTGGTGCAGACGGCGCAACCGGCCCCACAGGTCCGACTGGCACTGCAGGTGCAGACGGCGCAACCGGTCCCACTGGCCCAACTGGTACAGCAGGTGTAGACGGTGCAACCGGCCCCACAGGCCCGACAGGTACTGCAGGTGCAGACGGTACAACCGGCCCCACAGGTCCGACCGGCACTGCTGGTGCAGATGGCGCAACCGGCCCCACTGGCCCGACTGGCACTGCTGGTGCAGACGGTGCAACCGGCCCCACAGGTCCGACTGGTACTGCTGGTGTAGACGGCGCAACCGGCCCCACGGGTCCGACCGGCACTGCTGGTGCAGACGGCGCAACCGGCCCCACTGGCCCGACCGGCACTGCTGGTGCAGATGGCGCAACCGGCCCCACAGGCCCGACCGGTACTGCAGGAGCAGACGGCGCAACCGGCCCCACAGGTCCAACTGGCACTGCTGGTGCAGATGGTACAACCGGTCCCACTGGCCCAACTGGTACAACAGGTGTAGACGGTGCAACCGGCCCCACAGGTCCGACTGGCACTGCAGGTGCAGATGGTGCAACCGGTCCCACAGGTCCGACTGGCACTGCGGGTGCAGACGGCGCAACTGGCCCCACAGGTCCGACTGGTACTGCAGGTGCAGACGGTGCAACCGGTCCCACAGGTCCGACTGGCGCAACTGGGGAAGTCGTTTTGGCTTTTGGATCTTTAAGAGGAAACAGTGTAGAGACACCTGGTGCAACATTCACACCCGTACCATTTAATATTGTTGGACCTTTATCAGATACCATCACGGTTAGTCTATCGGGTAATGAATTAGTAGTAGGAGAAAACGGAATTTATCAAATAACGATATCTATTAATGCTGAAGCCACTGTTAATCCAGATCCAGATCAACCATATTTAAATGCTATTATCACTGTCAATGGTGCACCTATTTTTGGCGATACTACCACTTTTTTCAAGATATCTAATAGAAGTAGTTCAACGTTTGCCGTTCAATCATCCTTAACAGCAGGAGATGAAGTAGGAGTAAGTATTATTACAGATTTTCCTGCTTTGGGTTATATGAATCGCTCTTTAACTATTGTTCAATTAAGTAATTAAATGAGCCTATTTTGCAATTTCCTATTATAAACACCCCCACAGGTACAGCAGGTACTGGTGCTATAATTCCATTTGCATCCGGAGGTCCCATTGTAATGACTACCATTGCACTTGGGCTGGTTGGTACTGCAAGTATCGTGGGATTTGTAAGTTCTGCTACCGGCATCACTATTTCTGGTGAAACAATAGATCTTACGGGTGGAGTTACAGGTCCGTTAATTAATTTTGCCTTTTCGGCTCCTCGGTCTGGAACCATAACATCAATTACAGCATACTTTAGTAATACTATATTGCTGAGTCTTACTGGAACAACTATAACCATCACGGCACAATTGTATAGTTCTACAACACCTAATAATACTTTCAGCCCAGTTCCGGGTGCTGTTGTAACATTGGCTCCGGCCCTTACGGGTACAATTTCACTAGGTAGCACCAGCCATAGTATTACAACCGAATTGTCAATACCGATAACACAGGAAACCCGTTTATTATTGGTATTTTCAGCAACAGCTACCGGTCTGGATCTTATTAATACTGTGACAGAATAGGCAAGTGCAGGTGCAGCAATTACCTGATCTAAGTAAAGAACTTTATGTGAAAACAAAACACCAAAAATCCGGATCCGGCATTGCTGCCGGATCCGGATCCTAAATTTTACAGCTAATCATAAACAAGAAGATAAGCATAATATGAATAAGGTATAGAGGGATAATTCTATCGGGAACGCTGCGCTTCAATGAGATATATAACAAGGTCATATAACACAAAAAGAGATTTGGCTGAAACAAAAAAATGGCTTTACAAAGCCATTGCAGAGTGTCCGACAGTTAGGGAACCCTATGTTGATATGGCACGTTTGGGCTATGAATTGAAGGATTGGCTGCTTGTATATCTTATGCTTGAAGAGACACTAAAAATAAAGGATGAACCCTTTTCCTACCTTGTTGAAGAATCGAGTTGGGATAATACTATATACGATCTGGGCTCAATTGCATGCTATTGGATCGGGATGTTTGAAAAAGCCTATGAACTTGCAAGAATTGCTTCAGGTATGAATCCCCATGACGAAAGGCTTGAGCATAATCTTAAAATTATTAAAGAAAGAATAACGAAATAAGGATTGTTTATTAATTATTCAATTTGGAAGTGGGATGACCAGTGAATAAGTTAAAAGTATGTGTGTATGCAATATGTAAAAATGAGGAGAAGTTTGTAGATAGATGGGTAGATTCAATGTGTGAAGCCGACATAATCATTGTAACCGATACCGGCTCTACAGATAACACTGTGGAAAAGCTCAGGCAAAGAGGCGTTACTGTTTACATTAATGTTATTAAACCATGGAGATTTGATAAAGCAAGAAATTCATGCCTTGAGCAAATCCCCGGAGATGTGGATATATGTGTCAGTACGGATCTTGATGAAGTCTTTGAGGCTGGCTGGCGCGAAAACCTTGAAAAATCATGGATTGAAGGAGCCACAAGGGCGAATTATTACTATGCATGGAGCTTCTGCCCTGATGGTACACCCGGTGTAACATTTCATTACGACAGGATACATTCCAGGCAAGGATATAAATGGGTTAATCCAGTCCACGAATGCCTTAGCTTTATTGGCGATGGGGTTGAAAAATTTGTCTGGTGCCCTTATGTACGGCTTCTCCATTATCCCGATAGCAGCAAGGACAGAAGCTCCTATCTTACCTTGCTTGAGTTGGCTGTGGCAGAGAGGCCGGAAGATCCCAGAAATTATCATTATCTGG
Proteins encoded in this region:
- a CDS encoding glycosyltransferase, translated to MPYSSSSGKVWSERIIKRLIARCSNNSILDVGAGAGIYCTMLRPQLPTTEFIGLEIWEPYIEKYSLSSKYHNIIKEDIRDFIPQKTYGITLMGDILEHMTKEEAIKVYYKLLEFSEYVLISIPINYYPQDEYMGNPYEKHVKDDWSHDEVLSSFDCIALFYIENEIGVYIGYNPKLHTKWDILNANKTAYAVYGIYKNEENFIERFLNSVKDADEIVLCDTGSDDNTNTIINSLKEKNPDINLKTFKIFVSPWRFDDARNTALSLVSKNMDICISLDIDEYLMENWREVLDLRWDFKYTRCYHKFKTIWANNSFSAHWHDRIHVRCGYCWKLPVHEILEYKSEEKICWMDDFWVYHQPENKKSRAFYFPLLEQSVRERPDVWKTWSFLANEYMMAGRFEDAMEAIDKAFKLKNSDKGYLYKMKYNLYKNQNKQELAILNLNNYILCMPGRREPYFEKANYLHQLGRNVESYFTLKEAQKQSNEITDYHYIPNCWGKNFDGFLSRIFELAQKDGLAI
- a CDS encoding tetratricopeptide repeat-containing glycosyltransferase — protein: MNKYKVCVYSICKNEEQFVDRWIDSMNEADMIAVCDTGSSDGTVKKLKSRGAVVNSINLDPWRFDVARNISLAFVPFDMDICVCTDLDEVLEAGWRERLENVWTPETTRLRYMYTWKFNEDGSRGATYWYEKIHGRRGYRWVHPIHEILQYYDEKPEIYAYAPAIHLNHFPDPAKSRSQYLSLLELSRNENPNDSSTVFWLGREYMFYGQYDKCIKTLKEHLSLSSAVWDQERCASMRYIARSYNTKGDLAEAKKWLYKAIAECPTVREPYVDMARLGYELKDWPLVYLMLEETLKIKDKPFSYLIEESSWDNTIYDLGSIACYWIGMFEKAYELARIASGMNPHDERLEHNLKIIKERITK
- a CDS encoding DNRLRE domain-containing protein, which gives rise to MSSILIMPTGDTYIKKSSPNSNFSKKKCLIAGFGGCKKIYTSLIKFDIPQIPAGSEFIRAYLRLNVDDTDLADNVEIKVNRILSSFDTDTVTWDTSPSYIPTSIVFNVDCHQIGRLVEVNISELVRGWIDLQFPNYGIALTGKEGNKGLVAFSSSNDEAMSRPQLIIIYRFNIVGPTGPTGPHGKTGKTGKTGPTGPTGKTGKTGATGPTGATGPTGTGATGPTGPTGSATGATGPTGPTGTAGTTGATGPTGPTGIAGTSGATGPTGPTGTAGADGTTGPTGPTGIAGANGATGPTGPTGTAGANGATGPTGPTGTAGADGAIGPTGPTGTGATGPTGPTGTAGTDGATGPTGPTGTAGTDGATGPTGPTGTAGANGATGPTGTDGATGPTGPTGTAGVDGATGPTGPTGTSGADGATGPTGPTGTSGADGTTGPTGPTGTAGVDGATGPTGPTGTSGSDGATGPTGPTGTAGADGATGPTGPTGTAGADGATGPTGPTGTAGADGATGPTGPTGTAGADGATGPTGPTGTAGADGATGPTGPTGTAGADGATGPTGPTGTAGADGATGPTGPTGTAGADGATGPTGPTGTAGADGATGPTGPTGTAGVDGATGPTGPTGTSGSDGATGPTGPTGTAGVDGATGPTGPTGTTGTDGATGPTGPTGTAAADGATGPTGPTGTAGADGATGPTGPTGTAGADGATGPTGPTGTAGADGATGPTGPTGTAGVDGATGPTGPTGTAGADGATGPTGPTGTAGADGATGPTGPTGTAGADGATGPTGPTGTAGADGATGPTGPTGTAGVDGATGPTGPTGTAGTDGATGPTGPTGTAGADGATGPTGPTGTAGTDGATGPTGPTGTAGVDGATGPTGPTGTAGADGATGPTGPTGTAGTDGATGPTGPTGTAGTNGATGPTGPTGTAGADGTTGPTGPTGTAGTNGATGPTGPTGTAGVDGATGPTGPTGTSGADGATGPTGPTGTAGTNGATGPTGPTGTAGADGATGPTGPTGTAGTDGATGPTGPTGTAGADGATGPTGPTGTAGADGATGPTGPTGTAGADGATGPTGPTGTAGADGATGPTGPTGTAGADGATGPTGPTGTAGADGATGATGPTGPTGTAGADGATGPTGPTGTAGADGATGPTGPTGTAGADGATGPTGPTGTAGADGATGPTGPTGTAGVDGATGPTGPTGTAGADGATGPTGPTGTAGADGATGPTGPTGTAGADGATGPTGPTGTAGVDGATGPTGPTGTAGADGTTGPTGPTGTAGADGATGPTGPTGTAGADGATGPTGPTGTAGVDGATGPTGPTGTAGADGATGPTGPTGTAGADGATGPTGPTGTAGADGATGPTGPTGTAGADGTTGPTGPTGTTGVDGATGPTGPTGTAGADGATGPTGPTGTAGADGATGPTGPTGTAGADGATGPTGPTGATGEVVLAFGSLRGNSVETPGATFTPVPFNIVGPLSDTITVSLSGNELVVGENGIYQITISINAEATVNPDPDQPYLNAIITVNGAPIFGDTTTFFKISNRSSSTFAVQSSLTAGDEVGVSIITDFPALGYMNRSLTIVQLSN
- a CDS encoding exosporium glycoprotein BclB-related protein, producing MTTIALGLVGTASIVGFVSSATGITISGETIDLTGGVTGPLINFAFSAPRSGTITSITAYFSNTILLSLTGTTITITAQLYSSTTPNNTFSPVPGAVVTLAPALTGTISLGSTSHSITTELSIPITQETRLLLVFSATATGLDLINTVTE
- a CDS encoding tetratricopeptide repeat-containing glycosyltransferase, translating into MNKLKVCVYAICKNEEKFVDRWVDSMCEADIIIVTDTGSTDNTVEKLRQRGVTVYINVIKPWRFDKARNSCLEQIPGDVDICVSTDLDEVFEAGWRENLEKSWIEGATRANYYYAWSFCPDGTPGVTFHYDRIHSRQGYKWVNPVHECLSFIGDGVEKFVWCPYVRLLHYPDSSKDRSSYLTLLELAVAERPEDPRNYHYLGREYMFAGMWNECIENLKKHLSLPNSCWKEERSASMRFIARAFKAQVNYIEAKSWLYKAIAETPYLREPYVEMAKLMYEDKDWAGIYHMVMEALKIKERSTYINDAWCWDYTIYDLGALACYYLGLTGASLEYAQIALEMSPNDERLKSNYEIIKNLKNQKKRE